The nucleotide window CGCGAGCTCTATATCTCCTCCGTCGTCCCCATCGGTGCCCTCTACGCCCTCTCCCTCTGGCTCTCCAACTCCGCCTACATCTACCTCTCCGTCTCCTTCATCCAAATGCTCAAGGCTCTCATGCCCGTCGCCGTCTACTCCATCGGCATCCTCTTCAAGAAAGATCCCTTCAGGTCCGACACCATGGTCAACATGCTCTCCATCTCCCTCGGCGTTGCCATCGCCGCCTACGGTGAAGCCAGATTCGACTCCTGGGGCGTCTTTCTCCAATTGGGTGCCGTGGCTTTCGAGGCCACCAGGCTCGTCATGATCCAAATCTTACTCACCTCCAAAGGAATTAGCCTGAACCCCATTACCTCCTTGTACTACGTCGCGCCCTGCTGCTTTGCTTTCCTCTCCCTGCCGTGGATCTTCGTTGAGTACCCGGTGTTGAAGGAGTCCTCTAGCTTCCATTTCGATTTCGTGATCTTCGGGACCAATTCTTTGTGTGCATTCGCCTTGAATCTCGCGGTGTTTTTGCTGGTGGGAAAGACTTCGGCTTTGACCATGAATGTGGCCGGT belongs to Juglans regia cultivar Chandler chromosome 8, Walnut 2.0, whole genome shotgun sequence and includes:
- the LOC108985128 gene encoding probable sugar phosphate/phosphate translocator At5g25400, producing MGRGGALSDSVVRKAFLAYAYVLIWITLSFTVIVYNKYILDKKMYNWPYPISLTMIHMAFSSSLAFLLVRVLRLVEPVSMSRELYISSVVPIGALYALSLWLSNSAYIYLSVSFIQMLKALMPVAVYSIGILFKKDPFRSDTMVNMLSISLGVAIAAYGEARFDSWGVFLQLGAVAFEATRLVMIQILLTSKGISLNPITSLYYVAPCCFAFLSLPWIFVEYPVLKESSSFHFDFVIFGTNSLCAFALNLAVFLLVGKTSALTMNVAGVVKDWLLIAFSWSVIKDTVTPINLFGYFVAFLGVAYYNHSKLQALKAAEAQKKAAQADEESGRLLEEREGDGLGRKNESQD